In the Mycolicibacterium thermoresistibile genome, one interval contains:
- a CDS encoding exported repetitive protein Erp — protein sequence MPNRGRRKLSMAMSTVAALAVASPFAAIAVTELVSSTQPAPQQREFVQASLLTDLPTELMGALSEGLAQFGINLPPMPSLTGSGASMSPGLTSPGLTSPGLTSPGLTSPGLTSPGLTSPGLTSPGLTNPGLTSPGLTDPALTTPGLTNPGLTSPGLTDPALTTPGLTTPGLTTPGLTTPGLTTPGLDPAQTTPGLTTPGVSTPDLTNPALTSPLGEAPGGLTTPSVGLDPALTPISNTAGLPAPGEVPITAPLGPDPTLGTYPILGDPSLAMAPPVATSTGGGGLISELSTAANQLGAGQAIDLLKGVVMPAVTSAIKSAAQPPGPDVAPPPAPEVPAPDA from the coding sequence GTGCCGAACCGAGGTCGACGCAAGCTCTCGATGGCCATGAGCACTGTCGCCGCGCTGGCCGTCGCAAGTCCGTTCGCAGCGATCGCGGTGACCGAGTTGGTGTCCAGCACCCAGCCGGCCCCGCAGCAGCGCGAGTTCGTCCAGGCTTCCCTGCTCACCGATCTGCCCACCGAGTTGATGGGCGCGCTGTCCGAGGGCCTGGCCCAGTTCGGGATCAACCTGCCCCCGATGCCGAGCCTGACCGGTTCGGGCGCATCGATGTCGCCGGGTCTGACCAGTCCGGGCCTGACGAGTCCGGGTCTCACCTCACCGGGCCTGACGAGTCCGGGGCTGACCAGCCCGGGCCTGACGAGTCCGGGCCTCACCTCACCGGGGCTGACCAATCCGGGGCTGACCAGCCCGGGGCTCACCGATCCCGCGCTGACCACCCCGGGGCTGACCAATCCGGGGCTGACCAGCCCGGGGCTCACCGATCCCGCGCTGACCACCCCGGGGCTGACCACACCCGGTCTGACCACACCCGGTCTGACCACACCCGGTCTGACCACTCCGGGGCTCGATCCGGCCCAGACCACGCCCGGGTTGACGACTCCCGGGGTGTCCACCCCGGACCTGACCAACCCGGCGCTCACCAGCCCTCTCGGTGAGGCGCCCGGCGGGCTGACCACCCCGTCGGTGGGGCTGGACCCGGCGCTGACGCCGATCTCGAACACGGCCGGCCTGCCGGCGCCCGGCGAGGTTCCGATCACCGCGCCGCTGGGTCCGGATCCGACCCTGGGCACCTACCCGATCCTGGGCGATCCGTCGCTGGCGATGGCGCCGCCGGTGGCCACCAGCACCGGTGGCGGCGGGCTCATCAGCGAACTGTCCACCGCCGCCAACCAGTTGGGCGCGGGACAGGCGATCGACCTGCTCAAGGGCGTGGTGATGCCGGCCGTCACCTCCGCGATCAAGTCCGCGGCCCAGCCGCCGGGTCCGGACGTCGCGCCGCCGCCGGCTCCGGAAGTCCCGGCGCCGGACGCCTGA